From a region of the Cucumis sativus cultivar 9930 chromosome 6, Cucumber_9930_V3, whole genome shotgun sequence genome:
- the LOC101210633 gene encoding pumilio homolog 24 isoform X1 has translation MAPKSQQNSKLKKRKQISGNKGSSHGSISKKPKFVDNKSSKSLSRGTVGKPFKPPKQKENQHFKSNVEKAEARKDNSVPATNRDRRVQAKELAEARKKKRKRHYDLEHELARLWEEMRKRDITKEDRSKLISKALENMKGKIPEIAGSHVSSRVLQTCVKHCTDTERDAVFEELKPHFLTLACNTYAVHLVKKMLDSASKKQLAVFISSLRGHVASLLRHMVGSLVVEHAYHFANAAQKQTLLQELYSLELQLFKDLVSVKESRLVDIISKLDIQKASVSRHMTSVIQPILEKGIVDHSIIHRVLVEYFTVADKTSAADVIQQLSSSLLVRMIHTKDGSRIGILCIKHGSAKERKKSIKGMKGHMKKIAHEQHASMVLVCIISVVDDTKLIRKIIISELEKDLKELILDKNGRRVLLQLLHPNCSRYFSPDDLASLNSSIPSLCNKGESGDEKAEEKVENETGEKESEADGSKVSAEGSEVVEGGKKDPLIRRHELLVDSGLAEKLVDVCINDAGEILRSNFGREVLYEVATGGADGILQSKLGEKLSALYEAIASLAAEPKSEDAASGDEHVFENFHSSRTIRKLVLDCPAFALTLWNKALEGKSKMWAQGHSCKIVQAFLESSDSSVREIAGVELQSLIAEGVLKIPDSKMSANKS, from the exons ATGGCACCGAAGAGCCAACAGAACAGTAAACTCAAAAAGAGAAAGCAAATTTCGGGCAACAAGGGCTCCTCTCATGGCTCCATTTCGAAGAAACCGAAGTTTGTTGACAATAAGTCTTCAAAATCCCTGAGCCGGGGGACTGTTGGTAAACCCTTCAAACCGCCCaaacagaaagaaaatcagcatttcaaatcaaatgttgaaaaagcAGAAGCTCGAAAGGATAATTCGGTGCCAGCCACAAATCGAGATCGTCGAGTCCAAGCTAAG GAACTTGCAGAGgctaggaagaagaaaaggaaacgaCATTATGATCTGGAACAT GAGCTTGCACGTCTATGGGAGGAAATGAGGAAACGTGATATCACTAAAGAAGATAGATCCAA ATTGATAAGTAAAGCATTAGAAAACATGAAGGGAAAGATCCCTGAAATAGCAGGTTCCCACGTATCATCTCGTGTGCTTCAG ACGTGTGTTAAACACTGCACAGATACTGAGAGAGATGCAGTGTTTGAGGAACTTAAGCCTCATTTTCTTACTCTTGCGTGCAACACTTATGCAGTTCATCtagtgaaaaaaatgttagacAGTG CCTCGAAAAAGCAGCTGGCAGTGTTTATCTCATCTTTGCGTGGCCACGTAGCTTCTCTTCTTCGTCACATGGTTGGATCTTTAG TTGTTGAACATGCATACCATTTTGCAAATGCAGCGCAGAAGCAAACTCTTCTACAGGAACTTTATTCATTGGAACTTCAGTTATTTAAGGATCTGGTCTCAGTGAAAGAAAGCAG GTTAGTagatataatttcaaaattggaCATTCAGAAAGCTTCAGTCTCACGACACATGACATCGGTTATCCAACCAATTTTGGAAAAAGGGATAGTTGACCACTCTATCATACATAGGGTGCTGGTGGAGTACTTTACTGTAGCTGATAAG ACATCTGCCGCAGATGTAATCCAACAGTTGTCCAGTTCACTTCTCGTTAGAATGATTCACACTAAAGATGGATCGAGGATCGGTATACTTTGCATAAAACATGGCAGTGCAAAG gaaagaaagaaaagcatcaAGGGAATGAAAGGCCATATGAAGAAGATAGCGCACGAGCAACATGCAAGTATG GTGCTTGTGTGCATCATCTCAGTTGTTGATGATACAAAGCTCATTAGGAAG ATTATCATCAGTGAGCTCGAAAAAGATTTGAAGGAGCTCATTTTAGACAAG aATGGAAGGCGTGTATTACTGCAACTGTTGCATCCAAACTGTTCACGCTACTTCAGTCCTGACGATCTTGCTTCTTTAAATTCATCAATACCTTCTCTTTGCAACAAG GGTGAGTCGGGAGATGAAAAGGCTGAAGAGAAGGTGGAGAACGAAACGggtgaaaaagaaagtgaagcTGATGGAAGCAAGGTTTCTGCTGAGGGCTCTGAAGTTGTGGAGGGTGGTAAAAAAGATCCACTTATCAGAAGGCATGAGTTGTTGGTGGATAGTGGGCTCGCTGAG AAGCTTGTGGACGTATGCATCAACGATGCTGGGGAAATATTAAGGTCAAATTTTGGCCGTGAAGTACTGTACGAG GTTGCAACTGGGGGTGCTGATGGCATTCTGCAATCGAAATTGGGTGAAAAGCTGAGTGCTTTGTATGAAGCTATTGCTTCACTTGCAGCAGAGCCTAAATCTGAAGACGCAGCCTCAGGAGATGAGCACGTCTTTGAAAATTTCCACTCTAGTAGGACAATAAGAAAGCTAGTCTTGGACTGCCCTGCTTTTGCCCTCACTTTGTGGAACAAAGCACTTGAAGGCAAATCCAAAATGTGGGCCCAAGGTCACAG CTGTAAGATAGTTCAAGCTTTCCTGGAATCCTCAGACTCTAGTGTTCGTGAGATTGCGGGAGTAGAATTGCAGTCGCTGATAGCCGAAGGTGTACTCAAAATCCCAGACTCGAAGATGTCTGCCAACAAAAGCTAG
- the LOC101210633 gene encoding pumilio homolog 24 isoform X2, producing the protein MAPKSQQNSKLKKRKQISGNKGSSHGSISKKPKFVDNKSSKSLSRGTVGKPFKPPKQKENQHFKSNVEKAEARKDNSVPATNRDRRVQAKELAEARKKKRKRHYDLEHELARLWEEMRKRDITKEDRSKLISKALENMKGKIPEIAGSHVSSRVLQTCVKHCTDTERDAVFEELKPHFLTLACNTYAVHLVKKMLDSASKKQLAVFISSLRGHVASLLRHMVGSLAQKQTLLQELYSLELQLFKDLVSVKESRLVDIISKLDIQKASVSRHMTSVIQPILEKGIVDHSIIHRVLVEYFTVADKTSAADVIQQLSSSLLVRMIHTKDGSRIGILCIKHGSAKERKKSIKGMKGHMKKIAHEQHASMVLVCIISVVDDTKLIRKIIISELEKDLKELILDKNGRRVLLQLLHPNCSRYFSPDDLASLNSSIPSLCNKGESGDEKAEEKVENETGEKESEADGSKVSAEGSEVVEGGKKDPLIRRHELLVDSGLAEKLVDVCINDAGEILRSNFGREVLYEVATGGADGILQSKLGEKLSALYEAIASLAAEPKSEDAASGDEHVFENFHSSRTIRKLVLDCPAFALTLWNKALEGKSKMWAQGHSCKIVQAFLESSDSSVREIAGVELQSLIAEGVLKIPDSKMSANKS; encoded by the exons ATGGCACCGAAGAGCCAACAGAACAGTAAACTCAAAAAGAGAAAGCAAATTTCGGGCAACAAGGGCTCCTCTCATGGCTCCATTTCGAAGAAACCGAAGTTTGTTGACAATAAGTCTTCAAAATCCCTGAGCCGGGGGACTGTTGGTAAACCCTTCAAACCGCCCaaacagaaagaaaatcagcatttcaaatcaaatgttgaaaaagcAGAAGCTCGAAAGGATAATTCGGTGCCAGCCACAAATCGAGATCGTCGAGTCCAAGCTAAG GAACTTGCAGAGgctaggaagaagaaaaggaaacgaCATTATGATCTGGAACAT GAGCTTGCACGTCTATGGGAGGAAATGAGGAAACGTGATATCACTAAAGAAGATAGATCCAA ATTGATAAGTAAAGCATTAGAAAACATGAAGGGAAAGATCCCTGAAATAGCAGGTTCCCACGTATCATCTCGTGTGCTTCAG ACGTGTGTTAAACACTGCACAGATACTGAGAGAGATGCAGTGTTTGAGGAACTTAAGCCTCATTTTCTTACTCTTGCGTGCAACACTTATGCAGTTCATCtagtgaaaaaaatgttagacAGTG CCTCGAAAAAGCAGCTGGCAGTGTTTATCTCATCTTTGCGTGGCCACGTAGCTTCTCTTCTTCGTCACATGGTTGGATCTTTAG CGCAGAAGCAAACTCTTCTACAGGAACTTTATTCATTGGAACTTCAGTTATTTAAGGATCTGGTCTCAGTGAAAGAAAGCAG GTTAGTagatataatttcaaaattggaCATTCAGAAAGCTTCAGTCTCACGACACATGACATCGGTTATCCAACCAATTTTGGAAAAAGGGATAGTTGACCACTCTATCATACATAGGGTGCTGGTGGAGTACTTTACTGTAGCTGATAAG ACATCTGCCGCAGATGTAATCCAACAGTTGTCCAGTTCACTTCTCGTTAGAATGATTCACACTAAAGATGGATCGAGGATCGGTATACTTTGCATAAAACATGGCAGTGCAAAG gaaagaaagaaaagcatcaAGGGAATGAAAGGCCATATGAAGAAGATAGCGCACGAGCAACATGCAAGTATG GTGCTTGTGTGCATCATCTCAGTTGTTGATGATACAAAGCTCATTAGGAAG ATTATCATCAGTGAGCTCGAAAAAGATTTGAAGGAGCTCATTTTAGACAAG aATGGAAGGCGTGTATTACTGCAACTGTTGCATCCAAACTGTTCACGCTACTTCAGTCCTGACGATCTTGCTTCTTTAAATTCATCAATACCTTCTCTTTGCAACAAG GGTGAGTCGGGAGATGAAAAGGCTGAAGAGAAGGTGGAGAACGAAACGggtgaaaaagaaagtgaagcTGATGGAAGCAAGGTTTCTGCTGAGGGCTCTGAAGTTGTGGAGGGTGGTAAAAAAGATCCACTTATCAGAAGGCATGAGTTGTTGGTGGATAGTGGGCTCGCTGAG AAGCTTGTGGACGTATGCATCAACGATGCTGGGGAAATATTAAGGTCAAATTTTGGCCGTGAAGTACTGTACGAG GTTGCAACTGGGGGTGCTGATGGCATTCTGCAATCGAAATTGGGTGAAAAGCTGAGTGCTTTGTATGAAGCTATTGCTTCACTTGCAGCAGAGCCTAAATCTGAAGACGCAGCCTCAGGAGATGAGCACGTCTTTGAAAATTTCCACTCTAGTAGGACAATAAGAAAGCTAGTCTTGGACTGCCCTGCTTTTGCCCTCACTTTGTGGAACAAAGCACTTGAAGGCAAATCCAAAATGTGGGCCCAAGGTCACAG CTGTAAGATAGTTCAAGCTTTCCTGGAATCCTCAGACTCTAGTGTTCGTGAGATTGCGGGAGTAGAATTGCAGTCGCTGATAGCCGAAGGTGTACTCAAAATCCCAGACTCGAAGATGTCTGCCAACAAAAGCTAG
- the LOC101210872 gene encoding uncharacterized protein LOC101210872, with amino-acid sequence MAAGAMATYAGAALIIYYFLSRRLAAKGDEDDRSGNLSKSIRSCRRRISRRPAQAPATWFETITTLSETLRFTYSETLGKWPIGDLAFGINYLMRRQGNLQVANVYAGNDSVQLKGPEIIAELKSFLRLLTFCMLFSKKPFPIFLESAGYSQEEVLIQKPKAGILKPAFTIIRDSSSKCFLLLIRGTHSIKDTLTAVTGAVVPFHHSVLHDGGISNLVLGYAHFGMVAAARWIAKLSTPFLLKGLDDFPDYKIKIVGHSLGGGTAALLTYILREQTEFSSSTCITFAPAACMTWELAESGKQFITTIINGSDLVPSFSAASIDDLRSEVTASSWLNDLRDQVERTRVLNVVYRSASALGSRLPSIATAKAKVAGAGALLRPVSTTTQAAVKSAVVRTRSSLSSWSCMGARRRNGNILSNPTEELPEVPLMTERNHESLKCEEVRINGIEKKKKPEFGSSCDDSSDHDTDEEQHHIITGERIIASTDVEDITDGELWYELEKELQRQEKKVDANTREAKVATVGKEIKEEEESMLTDVEGSSEKPLSSLDASENIRFYPPGKTMHIVSTPSPNSDNLVQDDEDESTQEIVGIYETPRELYSKLRLSRTMINDHYMPMYKKMMESLINQLEKDVISNYEM; translated from the exons ATGGCGGCCGGTGCAATGGCAACCTATGCGGGAGCCGCcttgattatttattactttctGAGCCGGAGATTAGCAGCAAAAGGTGATGAGGATGATCGGAGTGGTAATTTGTCTAAATCGATAAGATCATGTAGGAGAAGGATCTCTCGGAGGCCGGCTCAGGCGCCAGCGACGTGGTTTGAGACGATTACTACTCTATCGGAGACTCTTAGGTTTACATACTCCGAGACCTTAGGCAAATGGCCGATCGGCGACTTGGCATTTGGCATTAATTACTTGATGAGGAGACAG GGTAACTTACAAGTTGCTAACGTGTATGCGGGCAACGACAGTGTACAACTTAAAGGTCCTGAAATTATCGCAGAGTTGAAGAGTTTTTTGCGGTTGCTCACCTTCTGCATGCTTTTCTCTAAGAAACCTTTTCCGATTTTTCTAGAATCTGCCGGCTATTCTCAGGAGGAAGTGCTTATTCAGAAACCAAAAGCAGGG ATTTTGAAGCCTGCGTTTACAATAATTCGTGATAGTAGTTCAAAATGTTTCCTTCTATTGATTCGTGGTACTCATAGTATCAAAGATACATTAACAGCAGTGACTGGTGCAGTGGTTCCTTTCCATCATTCAGTTTTACATGATGGTGGGATAAGTAATCTAGTTCTAGGATATGCACACTTTGGGATGGTTGCTGCAGCTCGTTGGATTGCGAAGCTAAGCACTCCTTTCTTACTCAAAGGTCTTGACGATTTTCCCGACTACAAAATAAAG ATTGTTGGTCATTCTCTTGGTGGTGGAACCGCTGCTTTATTAACATATATTCTTCGAGAGCAAACGGAGTTCTCCTCTAGCACTTGCATCACATTTGCCCCAG CTGCTTGTATGACATGGGAGTTGGCAGAATCGGGTAAGCAGTTCATCACTACCATTATTAACGGTTCAGATCTTGTTCCCAGCTTCTCCGCGGCTTCTATTGACGACTTGCGTTCTGAG GTGACAGCATCATCATGGCTGAATGATTTAAGAGATCAGGTAGAGCGCACAAGGGTTCTCAATGTTGTTTATCGCTCTGCAAGTGCTCTAGGCTCGCGCCTTCCATCCATTGCTACTGCCAAAGCTAAGGTTGCTGGTGCCGGTGCCCTCCTCCGCCCAGTCTCCACCACCACCCAg GCTGCCGTGAAAAGCGCAGTTGTGAGAACTCGTTCTTCTCTATCTTCCTGGTCCTGTATGGGCGCCCGTAGAAGAAACGGTAACATTTTATCCAATCCCACAGAGGAGTTGCCTGAAGTTCCTCTGATGACTGAAAGAAATCATGAATCACTCAAATGTGAAGAAGTTAGAATTAACGGAatcgaaaagaaaaagaagccaGAGTTTGGCTCTTCATGTGACGATAGTTCAGATCACGACACAGATGAAGAGCAACACCACATAATTACCGGAGAAAGAATCATCGCCTCGACCGATGTCGAAGACATTACGGATGGCGAGTTGTGGTATGAATTGGAGAAGGAACTGCAACGACAGGAGAAAAAGGTTGATGCCAATACTCGAGAAGCGAAAGTGGCTACAGTAGGCAAGGAGATCaaggaagaagaggagagTATGTTGACCGATGTCGAGGGAAGCAGTGAAAAGCCATTGTCTTCTCTAGATGCTTCGGAAAATATTCGTTTCTATCCTCCTGGGAAAACGATGCATATTGTTTCCACTCCCTCACCAAATTCTGATAATTTAGTTCAGGATGATGAGGATGAGAGTACGCAGGAAATAGTTGGGATATATGAGACACCTAGGGAATTGTATAGTAAGCTGCGTCTCTCTAGAACAATGATTAATGATCATTATATGCCTATGTACAAAAAGATGATGGAATCATTAATCAACCAACTTGAAAAAGATGTAATAAGCAATtatgaaatgtaa
- the LOC101211120 gene encoding uncharacterized protein LOC101211120 isoform X1 has product MSNSMLNEAEPKELRDESDFEVIFSDSDYISVSGFGSLLSVRSARGTFPELINFRVARLNGFRRFFGHVAPIFFERGIAKPETKEISSLCSEPCEEENIIITVFEIKKSEIPAFIQREIEFRFLAVFPETLDGKIYDKPAVLCSRFTDEEFFQVRCKGNKDILFHHYGRHNIDKIWRDDILPCRVYLRHCVLAAKNLGEIAYNNFLDHTFLGDRRTTVREYLTRYDSGIMEEEPPESVKFRYEG; this is encoded by the exons ATGTCGAATTCCATGTTGAATGAAGCAGAACCGAAGGAACTGCGCGATGAGTCCGATTTTGAAGTCATCTTCTCCGACAGCGATTATATTTCCGTTTCTGGCTTTGGTTCTCTCCTCTCTG TGAGGAGTGCTCGAGGTACCTTTCCTGAACTGATCAACTTTAGAGTGGCCAGATTGAACGGCTTCAGACGTTTTTTCGGACATGTAGCTCCTATATTCTTTGAGCGCGGCATTGCTAAACCCGAAACAAAG GAGATTTCCAGCTTGTGTTCGGAGCCTTGcgaagaagaaaatatcatCATTACGGTTTTTGAGATTAAGAAGTCTGAG ATTCCGGCGTTTATACAGAGAGAGATTGAGTTTCGATTTCTTGCT GTTTTTCCTGAAACATTAGATGGAAAGATTTATGATAAACCAGCG GTGCTTTGTTCAAGGTTCACCGATGAGGAGTTTTTCCAAGTGAGATGCAAAG GGAATAAGGACattctttttcatcattatgGTCGTCATAATATTGATAAGATATGGAGAGATGACATCTTACCATGTCGCGTCTATCTTCGACACTG TGTTTTAGCTGCAAAAAACCTGGGTGAAATAGCTTATAACAACTTTCTGGATCACACTTTCCTTGGAGATCGTAGGACAACCGTTCGTGAATATTTGACCCGTTACGATTCAGGCATTATGGAAGAGGAGCCTCCAGAATCTGTCAAGTTCCGGTATGAGGGTTGA
- the LOC101211120 gene encoding uncharacterized protein LOC101211120 isoform X2: protein MSNSMLNEAEPKELRDESDFEVIFSDSDYISVSGFGSLLSVRSARGTFPELINFRVARLNGFRRFFGHVAPIFFERGIAKPETKEISSLCSEPCEEENIIITVFEIKKSEIPAFIQREIEFRFLAVLCSRFTDEEFFQVRCKGNKDILFHHYGRHNIDKIWRDDILPCRVYLRHCVLAAKNLGEIAYNNFLDHTFLGDRRTTVREYLTRYDSGIMEEEPPESVKFRYEG from the exons ATGTCGAATTCCATGTTGAATGAAGCAGAACCGAAGGAACTGCGCGATGAGTCCGATTTTGAAGTCATCTTCTCCGACAGCGATTATATTTCCGTTTCTGGCTTTGGTTCTCTCCTCTCTG TGAGGAGTGCTCGAGGTACCTTTCCTGAACTGATCAACTTTAGAGTGGCCAGATTGAACGGCTTCAGACGTTTTTTCGGACATGTAGCTCCTATATTCTTTGAGCGCGGCATTGCTAAACCCGAAACAAAG GAGATTTCCAGCTTGTGTTCGGAGCCTTGcgaagaagaaaatatcatCATTACGGTTTTTGAGATTAAGAAGTCTGAG ATTCCGGCGTTTATACAGAGAGAGATTGAGTTTCGATTTCTTGCT GTGCTTTGTTCAAGGTTCACCGATGAGGAGTTTTTCCAAGTGAGATGCAAAG GGAATAAGGACattctttttcatcattatgGTCGTCATAATATTGATAAGATATGGAGAGATGACATCTTACCATGTCGCGTCTATCTTCGACACTG TGTTTTAGCTGCAAAAAACCTGGGTGAAATAGCTTATAACAACTTTCTGGATCACACTTTCCTTGGAGATCGTAGGACAACCGTTCGTGAATATTTGACCCGTTACGATTCAGGCATTATGGAAGAGGAGCCTCCAGAATCTGTCAAGTTCCGGTATGAGGGTTGA
- the LOC101211120 gene encoding uncharacterized protein LOC101211120 isoform X3 — protein sequence MSNSMLNEAEPKELRDESDFEVIFSDSDYISVSGFGSLLSVRSARGTFPELINFRVARLNGFRRFFGHVAPIFFERGIAKPETKEISSLCSEPCEEENIIITVFEIKKSEIPAFIQREIEFRFLAVFPETLDGKIYDKPAVLCSRFTDEEFFQVRCKGNKDILFHHYGRHNIDKIWRDDILPCRVYLRHCCKKPG from the exons ATGTCGAATTCCATGTTGAATGAAGCAGAACCGAAGGAACTGCGCGATGAGTCCGATTTTGAAGTCATCTTCTCCGACAGCGATTATATTTCCGTTTCTGGCTTTGGTTCTCTCCTCTCTG TGAGGAGTGCTCGAGGTACCTTTCCTGAACTGATCAACTTTAGAGTGGCCAGATTGAACGGCTTCAGACGTTTTTTCGGACATGTAGCTCCTATATTCTTTGAGCGCGGCATTGCTAAACCCGAAACAAAG GAGATTTCCAGCTTGTGTTCGGAGCCTTGcgaagaagaaaatatcatCATTACGGTTTTTGAGATTAAGAAGTCTGAG ATTCCGGCGTTTATACAGAGAGAGATTGAGTTTCGATTTCTTGCT GTTTTTCCTGAAACATTAGATGGAAAGATTTATGATAAACCAGCG GTGCTTTGTTCAAGGTTCACCGATGAGGAGTTTTTCCAAGTGAGATGCAAAG GGAATAAGGACattctttttcatcattatgGTCGTCATAATATTGATAAGATATGGAGAGATGACATCTTACCATGTCGCGTCTATCTTCGACACTG CTGCAAAAAACCTGGGTGA
- the LOC101211371 gene encoding uncharacterized protein LOC101211371 produces MTDRLALQFARPSPSLGLSASNRIPIPSKCQFQLPFPFSFSIAHSPLCSGSGLLQRISPINVLSNSLVNEAEPKELRDESDFEAIFSDSDYISVCGFGSLLSERSARSTFPDLINFRVARLNGFRRIFGNVAPVFFERGIAKPETKEISSLCAEPCEGENIIVTVFEIKKSEVPAFIQREIEFRFLAVFPETLHGKAYKKPAVLCSRSTDEEFFQVRCKGNKDIFFHHYGRHNIDKIWRDDIFPCRVYLRHCILAAKNLGDKAYNNFLDHTFLGDRSTTIREYLTGYGLGIMEEEPPESLKFRYGG; encoded by the exons ATGACTGATCGACTCGCTCTCCAATTCGCTCGTCCTTCTCCATCTCTAGGGCTTTCCGCTTCCAATCGCATCCCAATTCCCTCTAAATGTCAGTTTCAGCTTCCattccctttctctttctctattgCACACTCTCCTCTTTGCTCCGGCTCCGGCCTACTCCAGCGAATATCTCCGATCAACGTCTTGTCGAATTCCCTTGTGAACGAAGCAGAACCAAAGGAACTGCGAGATGAGTCTGATTTTGAAGCCATCTTCTCCGACAGCGATTATATTTCCGTTTGTGGATTTGGTTCTCTCCTTTCTG AGAGGAGTGCGCGAAGTACCTTTCCTGATCTGATCAACTTTAGAGTGGCGAGATTGAACGGCTTTAGACGCATTTTCGGAAATGTAGCTCCTGTATTCTTTGAGCGCGGCATTGCTAAACCTGAAACCAAG GAGATTTCCAGCTTGTGTGCGGAACCTTGCGAAGGAGAAAATATCATCGTTACGGTTTTCGAGATTAAGAAGTCTGAG GTTCCAGCGTTTATACAAAGAGAGATTGAGTTTCGATTTCTAGCA GTTTTTCCTGAAACATTACATGGAAAGGCTTATAAAAAACCAGCG GTGCTTTGTTCTCGATCCACTGATGAGGAGTTTTTCCAAGTGAGATGCAAAG GGAATAAGGACAtcttttttcatcattatggTCGGCATAATATTGATAAGATCTGGAGAGATGATATCTTTCCTTGTCGCGTTTATCTTCGACACTG TATTCTAGCTGCAAAAAACCTGGGTGACAAAGCTTATAACAACTTTCTGGATCATACTTTCCTTGGAGATCGTAGTACAACCATCCGTGAATATTTGACCGGTTATGGTTTAGGCATTATGGAGGAGGAGCCTCCAGAATCCCTCAAGTTTCGATATGGCGGTTGA